One Varibaculum prostatecancerukia genomic window, GGCTGCCAGATTCTCTCCCGCCGCCCCGATTTCTCGGTTCTTGGTTGCCATGCTTTAAGACTTACCTTGCAGGCAGGCAAACTAAATTTTTTATTTTGCGGACCAGGAAAACCCCGGATTATCTCCCCTTGGGGACAACCTCCCCCAAGGTACAGAAAACTCGGGCACGAGCACTCGCGCCCTAAAAAATAAAACCGTTAGAACAGCTGTTCACCGTGCTGCGGACAGCGAATCAGGTAGTTAAAAGCCCCTAGGGCAGCGTTAGCGCCGGCACCCAGGGCAATCACAATCTGTTTATGCGGAGTGTTGGTGCAATCCCCGGCGGCAAAAATTCCCGGCACCGAAGTGGCACCCTGGTTATTTACCTTGATATATCCGTCTTCTAACTGCATAGTTTCCGGTAACCAGTCAGTGTTGGGAATCGAGCCGATCTGCACGAAGATCCCGTCCAAATCTAAAGTTTGCTTCTGGTCACTGGCGTCAGCGTACTCCAGACCGGTAACCCGATGGCCGTCCCCCAGCACCCTAGTGGCCTTGGCAGAACTGATTACCTTGGTATTAGGTAGCGTTTCCAAGCGATTGACCAGCACCTTATCGGCCTGCAACTGATCTGCCAGGTCAATCAAGGTAACTTCGCGAGCCAAAGCCGCCAGGTCAATTGCGGCCTCGACCGCTGAGTTGCCGCCACCCATGACTGCTACCCGGCGATCGGCAAACAACGGACCGTCGCAGTGAGGACAGAAAGTGACCCCCCGGTTCAGGTACTGTTCTTCGCCAGGAATATCCAGACGCCTAAAACTGGTACCGCTACAAATCACCACGGTACGCGCGCGCAGACAAGCCCCGCCCTCGGTAGTAAGCGGAATCATTCCGTCCTTATCGCGTTCCCCAATGGACTCAACTTGGATCCCGCCAATCTGTTCAACCGCGTAATCACGCAGGTTAGCTTTAAAAGTGGCGACCAAATCCTCGGGTTGTACCCGTTCAAGGGTAATTAGATTCTCGATCTGACCACTCTCTAGGATTTGTCCCCCGATGCGGTCTGCCACCAACCCGACTCGTAATTGTTTACGCGCCGCATATACTGCTGCGGCGGTGGCGGCGGGGCCGCCCCCGATTACCAGCACGTCGAAGGGTTCCAGGGCGTTGAGGCGTTTTGCCCGCAGACCGGTCATTCCCCGCCCAATCTTGGAAACGATCTGTTCTAAAGTTGCCCTGCCCTGCAGGAATAGTTCTCCATCCTTCATCACCGTGGGTACGGATTGCAGATGCAGATGCTCGAACTCTTCCCAGAAAGTTCCCCCATCCACCGTGGTGTGTTTGATTAAGGGGTTGAGAACTGAAATCGCGTTCAGGGCTTGCACCACGTCCGGGCAGTTCATGCAAGAAAGCGAAACATAACTGGTGAACTCGGCGGGTTCATCGATTTCTTTAATCGCGGCGATAATATCAGCATCAGCCTTCACTGGATGCCCACCCACCTGCAATAACGCTAATACAAAGCTGTTGAATTCGGTTCCGGTCGGCACCCCCGCGAAACGTACACTAATATCGGTTCCCACCCGCCGAATCGCAAAAGAAGGTTTACGCTTATTTTCTTCCCATTTTACCTGGATATTGTCAGATAATCCCGCTATCTGATGCAGGATTTCGGAGGTCTGCTTGGACTGTTCGGAATAATCCAGGGAAGTCGCAAACTCTACCGGGTATTTAACTAATCCAATAACTTGTTTTACCTGGTCAAGTATTTTCTCTTCTAGCATTGCTTATAGCTTTCCAGACAGATCAAACGTAGGAGTAATGGTGCTCTCCCCCAAATCCCAGTTCGCGGGGCACACCTCGTCAGGGTGATCGTAAATATATTGGGCCGCCCGTACTTTCCGCAGCAGTTCCCCGGCGCTGCGTCCTACCGCATCCGAAGTGGTTTCTACATATTGAATAATCCCGCTGGGGTCAATCAGGAAGGTACAGCGATAGGCGCACCCGGATTCTTCATCCAAGGCTCCAAACGCTCGCGAAATCTTGCCGGTAGGGTCGGCCACCATGGGGAAAGAAATTTTTTGAATCCGTTTCGAGGTTTTATGCCAAGCCTTATGGGAATGATGTTTATCGGTAGAAACCGAATAAACCTCTACCCCCATCCGCTGCAGCTGAGCGTAGTTGTCTGCCAAATCCTC contains:
- the ahpF gene encoding alkyl hydroperoxide reductase subunit F, with product MLEEKILDQVKQVIGLVKYPVEFATSLDYSEQSKQTSEILHQIAGLSDNIQVKWEENKRKPSFAIRRVGTDISVRFAGVPTGTEFNSFVLALLQVGGHPVKADADIIAAIKEIDEPAEFTSYVSLSCMNCPDVVQALNAISVLNPLIKHTTVDGGTFWEEFEHLHLQSVPTVMKDGELFLQGRATLEQIVSKIGRGMTGLRAKRLNALEPFDVLVIGGGPAATAAAVYAARKQLRVGLVADRIGGQILESGQIENLITLERVQPEDLVATFKANLRDYAVEQIGGIQVESIGERDKDGMIPLTTEGGACLRARTVVICSGTSFRRLDIPGEEQYLNRGVTFCPHCDGPLFADRRVAVMGGGNSAVEAAIDLAALAREVTLIDLADQLQADKVLVNRLETLPNTKVISSAKATRVLGDGHRVTGLEYADASDQKQTLDLDGIFVQIGSIPNTDWLPETMQLEDGYIKVNNQGATSVPGIFAAGDCTNTPHKQIVIALGAGANAALGAFNYLIRCPQHGEQLF
- a CDS encoding redoxin domain-containing protein, whose protein sequence is MSKINTVAPDWSGIAFHNDSFVDVSSEDYRDKWAIMFFYPADFSYVCPTELEDLADNYAQLQRMGVEVYSVSTDKHHSHKAWHKTSKRIQKISFPMVADPTGKISRAFGALDEESGCAYRCTFLIDPSGIIQYVETTSDAVGRSAGELLRKVRAAQYIYDHPDEVCPANWDLGESTITPTFDLSGKL